The DNA window CGACCACTCGCCGGGACTTCGAGACCTGCCACCGGTTCGACGTCCGGGGGCAACTCGATGGGATCGACGCACCCACACTCGCGATCTGTGGCGAACACGACGGACTGACCCCGCCGCGATACCACGAGTACCTCGCCGAGAACGTGCCGAACGCGACCGCCACCGTTCTCCCCGACGCCGCCCACCTCGCGATGATCGAGCAGCCGACGGCGTTCGACGACGCGATCGAGGGGTTCGTTCGGGAAATCGAAGACGAGATGCCTCGATCCTGAGGAAAGACCTATGTTCCCGCGCCCGGCTCGTGGATCGTGAACGCGTCCGTCGACCTGCTCCGGCTGCTCGCGCTCCCCGTGCTCGGCTGGGCTGCCGTCCGTGATCTGCGAACGCGCCGGGTGGCGAACCGGACGTGGCTGCCGCTCGTCGCCCTCGGTGGCGCGCTGCTCGCGTGGGAGGCGTGGACGATATGGCACGGCGGCCTCGACGCCGAACGCCGACTGTTCGTCGTCCGCGTCGCCGTCAGCGTGGGCGTGATCGCCCCACTCGGCACCCTGTTCTGGTGGCTCGGCGCGTTCGGCGGCGCTGATGCGAAGGCGCTCGCCGCGGTCTGCCTGTGTTTTCCGACACCACCCTCGTATCTTCTCCCGACCTCACCGTCGCTCGTTCTCCCGTTCACGACCGTGAGCGGTGCGTTCGCCGTGACGATCCTCACGAACGCGGCGCTCGTCGGCGCGGTCTACCCGCTCTCACTTACCGCCCGGAACGCGCTCGCGGGACGAATCACGACGACGATGGCCGTGGGTCGGCCGATTTCGTGGGAGAGGATTCCCGCAATCCACGGCCGGCTGCTCGGGCGGGCGAACGGGCTCGATGCGGGCCTCGATCTCGACGCACTCCGGATGTATCTCGCGTGGCGTAACACGAGTCTCGCCGCGCTCCGCGCCGCACCTGCTGAAGGACGCGACCCCGAGAGCCTGCCGACGGAACCGAACGCGCCCGGCGACGGACGGATCGACGCCGCCACCGACGGCGGGCCGCGACACGGAGACAGCCGAGCGACTGAACCGGTCCGCGACGCAACGGCAAGCGATCGGGAGAGCGTACAGAATTCGGCCGACTCGTGGGGCGCAGCGGCGTTTTGTGACGACGTGGACGACGCCTACGGCGCGACCCCCGCCAACCTCCGTACGGCGCTCGACCACCTCACGACGGCGGAATCGGTGTGGATCTCGCCGGGCATCCCGTTTCTCGTCCCGCTGTTCGGCGGACTCTGTCTCGCGCTGGCGTACGGCGATCTGCTCTACGCCGGGCTCGCGCTGCTCGGAGTGCTCTGAGTCCACTCTCACGGAGCTCGCGGCGAAGGAGCGGATCAGCGACGGACGCGCGCCACGAGCCGTTCGAGCAGTCCCCCCGAATCGGCGTCGTCCCAGAGCCCGAAGGCGTCGGCGATGTCGGCGTTTCGGCTGGCGACGATGTCCTCACGCTCGGGCGCGACGACCACGAGGTTGATCTCGTAGTGGCCGTGGTAGCCGTACTTCAGCAGGGTGCGGTCCGTGAACCCCTCGACGAACGATCGGGTATCGGGGTCGATCGTGTCGGTCGCGATCGCGAACGTGAACTCGGTGCTGTAATGTTCCTCGTTCGGTGCGATCCACTCGTCGGCGAGCCTGTGACCGAGATCGACGAGGCGTTCGAGTTCCGCGACGTCGACCCGATCGGCCCGACGGACGAACAGGTGCTCGCCCGACTCGTGGTGGCCGTACGAGAGCGCCTCGTGGAAGAACTGTTTGTGGCTCTCGATGTGGAGTTCGCCGTAGAGCGTGAATCGCTCGCCACGGACGTGGCGATCACGATCGAGATCGTAGTTGAACAGCAGTCGATCGCTCACTCGATCCACGTACTCGTCGTCCCAGTCGGGAACGTCGGGATACGTGGCTGTGTCGGGTTCGGCTGCGGCATCGCTGGCGTCGTCCGCACCGTCCTCGGCGACGGCGTCCGTCGCGTCGGGTTCGATCCGTCCCGCCTCGCCGCCGTTCGCATCGGCGGTCATGGGTCGTGGTTTCGGGGCTCGCAGGGGCGGTCGTCGCTCGGCGTGACGTCGTCGGTGTCGAGAACGCGATAGCCCATGGCAGCGTCACGACGGGCGCGAGTAAAAGCGCACGGCCCACACGAACGTTTAAGCGCCTGCTCGGCGTACCGGCGACCGACTATGGGTGGAACTGACCGCGAGGCGTGTGGTCGGTGTGCCATGTCCTCCGTGACCGGCGTGGCCGCCGACGGACAGAGCGACGAGGACCGCGAGGCCGCGGACCCGTTCGCCGGCGCGCGCATCGAGCTCTCGGAGGACGAACTCCGGAGCGTGTCGCCCTCCGCGTGGCTCGGCGGGGCGAAGCGCCGGATCGACGCGGTGGCGACTCGTCTCACGTACGGGAAGTAGCCCGGTTCGACAAACACGAGGACCACAGGACTCGATGGAAGAGAGCATTTCAGGCTTCAAGATCCGGGGCGGATGGAACGACGCGGTCGAACACGGCGAGCGGATCACCCACGCGCTCGCCGAACTCGGGGCGGAGAGCGAGGCGTTCGAGGAGTGGGACGAGTGGCGACCCAAGAGCCACGAGCGCCTCGGCGAGGACGTCAACGAGAAGACCGCCGAGCAGGCGAGCATCGAAGAGGGCGAGGGAGAGAAAGCCGGCAAAGAGCCGAACGAGGACCTCCTGAGTGCGGGCGAGAAGCTCAGCGAGTCCTACGACCGGCTCGACGATCCCGATGAGGCGGTCGACACGTGGAGCGAATCGCTCGACTACGTCGCGCGCGCGGCCGACTCCGCCGGCCGGAAGGCGGTTCGCACCGTCGAAGACACCGTCTACCGGAACGTGATGACCCAGGTCGCGCCGTACTACTTCGACAACGAGCTCGTGAGCGCGAACCTCCAGCGCTCGGGGCGCGCACGCGAGGGCGACGACGTGGGATACGCCTTCGAGGTCAACGTCAACGACGACGATCTCAAAGAGGAAGTCTCCGACCGGCTCGCCGAGTACGACGACGAGGTCGATCGGTGGCACGTCGACACCCCGAAGAACGTCGAGGCGCTCGAAGCCGCCGAGGGCGGCGAAGTGCCCGAGGAAACAGCGGCGTCCGATGCCGACTCGGACATCGACTTCACGGCGAACTGACCCGACTCAGTCCGTCTCGTCCGGCCCGCCATCGGTCTCGGCGGTCGCTTCGGCGTTCGTCTCGGTTTCGGGAAGCCGATGAACACGTGCGGCCGTGATCCGGGTGTCTTCGACGGATTCGACCGTGATCTCGACCCCATCGTAGGTGAGGCTCTCGCCAGCCTCGACTAGCCGACCCGCACGGTTGAAGATGAACCCGGCGATGGTCTCGAACTCCTCGCCCTCGGGGAGGTCGATGTCGAGCGCCTCGTTGACCGCGTGGATGTTGACCTCGCCCTGAGCCACGAGCGTGTCGTCGTCGACGATCTCGATGGGTTCGTTCTCGCCGCCCTCCAATATCTCGCCCACGATCTCCTCGATCATGTCCTCGACCGAGACGATGCCCTCGGTGGTGCCGAACTCGTCGATCACGATCGCGATCCGGAGGCGGTCGGCGCGCATCTCACGGAGGAGGTCGTCGACGTTCTTCGACTCGGGGACGTGGAGGGTCGGCTGGATGAGGTCGTCGAGTTCGAGATCCGCGGACTCGCCGTAGTTCAGGTCCCGGACGAGATCGCGGATGTTGACGATCCCGATGACGTTGTCGAGGCTGCCCTCGTACACCGGAATCCGGGCGTGACCGCTCTGGACGCAGGTCTCGATCGCCTGCTCGACGGTGGATTCGGCGTCGATCGCGGTCACGTCGAGTCGGGGGGTCATCACTTCTTTCGCGATGGTGTTGTTGAAACGGAAGATGCGCTGGAGCATCTCGCGTTCGTCCGCTTCGATCACGCCCTCACGCTCGCCGGTCTCGATCATGTCCTCGATCTCCTCGCGGGTGACGTAGGAGGTCTCGATCGACGAGCGGCCACCGGTGATCCTGTTCACCATCTGTGTCAGATAGTAGAACAGCGTGATGAGCGGCCACAGCACCTTCTCGACGACCCGCAGCGGCGGGGCAACGCGCCGTGCCCACGACTCGGTGTTCTCGACGGCGTAGGATTTGGGCGCGCTCTCGCCGAACAGCAGAACGAGCGACGTGATACCGAACGACGAGACGAGCACCGCCGTGCCCGCGTCGAAGTAAAAGCCGACGATGGTCGTCGAGATGGACGACATCGTGATGTTGACGAGGTTGTTACCCACCAGAATCGTCACGAGCAAGCGGTGGGGGTCCTCCTTGAGGGCCTTGACTGTCTGCGCGCCACGCTGGCCCTTCTCGATCATCGCGTCGAGGCGGTGGGCCGGCAGGGAGAACATCGCGATCTCCGAGGAGGAGAAAAACCCCGAGAAGCCGATCAGCACGAGGATCATGAGCGCACCGATGCCGGCGAACGCCGTCTGGGAGAGCGAAATCCCGAGCACGTCCATCTGGATGGGAGTGACTGCTGGTATCGGCGCGGACGAAGCCGTCGTGAGTGGAAGTATGCCCATAGCGACGTTGTGGTCTTGCCTGCCGGTCGGATTAAACGTTCGCATGGTCGATGCTGACAATCGGAGGGTGTTAGCCACCCGAGGAGACACGAAACCGACCGATCGGACCGAACCGACGTGACTAGATCGATCGGAGTCCGACGGGTCGAGCGACGAGGAGAGGCGAAGGGCTTACGCGCGTCTCGCCCGAAGGATGGCGCATGAGCACCGATGCAGCCAGCGGCACCGCGTCCGTCGAGGCAAGCGAGCCACTCACGCTCTACCGACTCCAGGCGTGTCCGTTCTGCGAGCGCGTCGTCCGCCGGCTGGACGAGCTCGGTGTCGACTACGAGTCGCAGTTCATCGAGCCGCTGCACTCCGAGCGCGACGTCGTGAAGCGCATCAGCGGCAAGCGCACCGTGCCGGCGATCGTCGATCCCAATACGGGAGTCACGATGTCCGAAAGCGCGAACATCGTGGCGTATCTCGACGGCACCTACGGCGACGGGGAGGACGCGGCCTGATGGCAGCGCTCGACTTCGACGTGGTCGAACTCGACGCGGCGGACCATCCCACCGAGGGCGACGAAGCGCCCGATTTCGTCCGACCGCTCGTCGACGCCGAGGTGTGGAGCGACACCGCCCTCTCGGACGTGCTCGACGACGGACCGGCCGTTCTCGTCTTCCACCCGATGGACGGGGCGTTCCCCGCGACGTACGTCTGGAACGAGATCCGGGATCGAGGGTGGACCGACGAAATCGCGGTCGTCGGACTCTCGATCTCGACGCCGTACGCACACAAGCGGCTGATCGCCGAGCGCGGGATCGACGCGCGGCTGTTTTCAGACCCGCAGAACGGCGTCGCCGAGCAGTACGGGATCGTAAACGACCTCGACGGAATGGCCGGGATCACGGAGCCGCGGCCAGCCGTGTTCGTGATCGACGACGAGCGCACGGTCCGGTACGCGTGGGTCGCGAGCGAGTGGCCCGACTTCCCCGACTACGACGACGTCGAGGCCGCGATCGACGCACTCTGAACGTGGTCGATCTCGCACGCGCCGCCACGGCGATCCGCGAGGGCGAGGTCGTGGTCTATCCGACCGAGACGGTTTACGGCCTCGCCGCGGACGCGCTCTCGACGGCGGCGGTCGAGCGGGTGTTCGCCGTCAAGGGACGCGATCGGAGCAAGCCGATCTCGCTCGCGGTGCCCGACGTCGAGACGGCGGCGGAGTACACGCGGCCGACCGCACAGGAAAAACGGTTCATGGACGAATTCCTGCCCGGTCCGGTCACGGTGCTCGTCGAAGCGCGCGAGGCGGTCCCCGACGTACTGACTGCCGGTGGGGACCAGGTTGGCGTGCGCGTCCCCGACCATCCGACCGCACTCGCGTTCCTGCGAGAGGTCGCCCCGCTCACCGCAACCAGTGCGAACGTGAGCGGGAACCCGAGCGCCCGGCGGGCAGAGGCGGTCGACGCGGCGGTACGGGAGGCGAGCGCGGCCGTGATCGACGGTGGCGACGAACTCCCCGGCACCGAAAGCACCGTGGTCGACGTTGCCGAGAGGACGATTCACCGTCGCGGCGCGCGCGCCGACGAGAT is part of the Halococcus salifodinae DSM 8989 genome and encodes:
- a CDS encoding prepilin peptidase, yielding MNASVDLLRLLALPVLGWAAVRDLRTRRVANRTWLPLVALGGALLAWEAWTIWHGGLDAERRLFVVRVAVSVGVIAPLGTLFWWLGAFGGADAKALAAVCLCFPTPPSYLLPTSPSLVLPFTTVSGAFAVTILTNAALVGAVYPLSLTARNALAGRITTTMAVGRPISWERIPAIHGRLLGRANGLDAGLDLDALRMYLAWRNTSLAALRAAPAEGRDPESLPTEPNAPGDGRIDAATDGGPRHGDSRATEPVRDATASDRESVQNSADSWGAAAFCDDVDDAYGATPANLRTALDHLTTAESVWISPGIPFLVPLFGGLCLALAYGDLLYAGLALLGVL
- a CDS encoding DUF5828 family protein, which encodes MEESISGFKIRGGWNDAVEHGERITHALAELGAESEAFEEWDEWRPKSHERLGEDVNEKTAEQASIEEGEGEKAGKEPNEDLLSAGEKLSESYDRLDDPDEAVDTWSESLDYVARAADSAGRKAVRTVEDTVYRNVMTQVAPYYFDNELVSANLQRSGRAREGDDVGYAFEVNVNDDDLKEEVSDRLAEYDDEVDRWHVDTPKNVEALEAAEGGEVPEETAASDADSDIDFTAN
- a CDS encoding hemolysin family protein is translated as MGILPLTTASSAPIPAVTPIQMDVLGISLSQTAFAGIGALMILVLIGFSGFFSSSEIAMFSLPAHRLDAMIEKGQRGAQTVKALKEDPHRLLVTILVGNNLVNITMSSISTTIVGFYFDAGTAVLVSSFGITSLVLLFGESAPKSYAVENTESWARRVAPPLRVVEKVLWPLITLFYYLTQMVNRITGGRSSIETSYVTREEIEDMIETGEREGVIEADEREMLQRIFRFNNTIAKEVMTPRLDVTAIDAESTVEQAIETCVQSGHARIPVYEGSLDNVIGIVNIRDLVRDLNYGESADLELDDLIQPTLHVPESKNVDDLLREMRADRLRIAIVIDEFGTTEGIVSVEDMIEEIVGEILEGGENEPIEIVDDDTLVAQGEVNIHAVNEALDIDLPEGEEFETIAGFIFNRAGRLVEAGESLTYDGVEITVESVEDTRITAARVHRLPETETNAEATAETDGGPDETD
- a CDS encoding glutathione S-transferase N-terminal domain-containing protein, with the protein product MSTDAASGTASVEASEPLTLYRLQACPFCERVVRRLDELGVDYESQFIEPLHSERDVVKRISGKRTVPAIVDPNTGVTMSESANIVAYLDGTYGDGEDAA
- a CDS encoding redoxin domain-containing protein is translated as MAALDFDVVELDAADHPTEGDEAPDFVRPLVDAEVWSDTALSDVLDDGPAVLVFHPMDGAFPATYVWNEIRDRGWTDEIAVVGLSISTPYAHKRLIAERGIDARLFSDPQNGVAEQYGIVNDLDGMAGITEPRPAVFVIDDERTVRYAWVASEWPDFPDYDDVEAAIDAL
- a CDS encoding L-threonylcarbamoyladenylate synthase → MVDLARAATAIREGEVVVYPTETVYGLAADALSTAAVERVFAVKGRDRSKPISLAVPDVETAAEYTRPTAQEKRFMDEFLPGPVTVLVEAREAVPDVLTAGGDQVGVRVPDHPTALAFLREVAPLTATSANVSGNPSARRAEAVDAAVREASAAVIDGGDELPGTESTVVDVAERTIHRRGARADEIAAWLERK